A segment of the Flavobacteriales bacterium genome:
GTCTTCAACTACTTTAATTCCGTCTACTTTATCTGAAGTTGGGTTTGGATTTCATGGCAAATTATATCCTGGAGGTGTAGTTCTTTCATACGATGCTTATGTAACAAATGGTCTTCAGAATCAAATTGTAATTAATGAGGATAGTAGAACGTTTGTTCCGGCAGGAAAGAATGAGGAGATGTTTGGGGAGGATAATAATGGTGTGCCAATGTACAATGGTAAACTATCTGTTTCTAGAAGAAAAGTAGGGGAAATAGGGGTTTCATATTATGGAGGAACATACAATACCTTTCAAGTAGAAGGTGAGCAGGTAGATGACAGAAGGAACGTTAATATCATAGCAGTCGACTGGACCTTCAATCTTAAAACAACAGATATTAAAGGAGAGTATGTGATGGTTAATGTTGACGTTCCTGATAATCTGTTGGATTTATATGGTACTAAACAGAATGGGGGATTTGTTGAGGTGAATCAGCAGATTTTGAATCGTAAAATATTAAAATTTGAAAACGCCAAATTGTTATTGAATGTAAGAGGTGAGATGATCGATTATAATATTGGACAATTTTCTACACAACCAGCGACAGCCAATGTGGTTAATATGCAAAAAGGTGATGAAGTTACTTCTCTAATGTTTGGCCTTAGCTTAAGGCCAACTCCAGATACTGTTTTTAAATTGAACTATCGTTTTCAAAAAACTACAGATTTGTTTAGTAACCCAGCAGCAAAACTTGGCGGGTATCAGTTTGGGATAGCAACTTATTTTTAGGAGCTATTTAAGAACTTTTTTTCTTTTAATGCGTTCCATATTCTAAACAAGCTTATGGAAGCACTCTATCTTGATCGTACAAACAAAACACCATTAATAGATCTTAATCCAGATACTGGAGTGCTGTCTCTTACTGGCAGGTCAATTTCTGATCACCCTATAGATTTTTATCGTCCGATAATGGACTGGATCGATCGGTATAAAAATGACCCGCAGCTAAGAACAGTGGTAAACGCAGAGCTTGAGTATTTTAATACCACTTCTTTTCGTGTATTGCTAGGGCTTTTTAAAAAGGTTGCTGAAATTCAAACTTCAGGTCATTATGTAGAAATTAATTGGATGTTCGAAGAGGGTGATGAAAGTGTAATGGAGGCTGGCGAGCAATATCAATCGCTCGTTGATGCTACATTTAACCTGGTCGAATTAGAAGATTAAAACCCTTTATTATCTTTTAACCTTTGGGGCTTAATTAAGACATCATTCCCTTAATTTTGTTTAAAATTAAAGGATGTATAAATTAATTATTCGACCA
Coding sequences within it:
- a CDS encoding DUF1987 domain-containing protein: MEALYLDRTNKTPLIDLNPDTGVLSLTGRSISDHPIDFYRPIMDWIDRYKNDPQLRTVVNAELEYFNTTSFRVLLGLFKKVAEIQTSGHYVEINWMFEEGDESVMEAGEQYQSLVDATFNLVELED